One region of Erythrolamprus reginae isolate rEryReg1 chromosome 12, rEryReg1.hap1, whole genome shotgun sequence genomic DNA includes:
- the ZNF703 gene encoding zinc finger protein 703, translating to MSGGSPAGSNARTSPSSSSGGGGGGEDSAAASSSQPSGAPCPALSHLSPEDPLRQANRLPIRILKMLSAHSGHLLHPEYLQPLSSTPVSPIELDAKKSPLALLAQTCSQIGKPDPPPASKLNSGAAAGLSGPDKESSGRAAGTGAGGALKQLGDAPAEDKSSFKPYSKGGGDPRKDGGVPSSQAGSGAEKNGFRVPSASCPPFPPLAASSSSTTSSSSPGGSRGNSPQHSDCRGLEEKKESEIGAKASPDGAPGAGGPRARAGSVEPGTPSEAASGRKSEPPALASAGHVAPVSPYKPGHSVFPLPPSGIGYHGSIVGAYAGYPSQFVPGLDPTKASLVSSSQLPGTLGLPGKPPSSSPLTGASPPSFMQGLCRDPYCLSYHTASHLGTSNCSSCAHDPGSLKSGYPLVYPTHPLHGALTSSATPSLSGHSLYTYGFMLQNDALPHICNWVSAGGPCDKRFATSEELLAHLRTHTTLPGAEKLLAGYPTSGLGSAASCHLHLPPAGPGSPSSLPGSLSLRSPQTLGLNRYHPYGKSHLPTAGTLPVPSLPAAGPYYSPYALYGQRLTSASALGYQ from the exons ATGAGCGGCGGTTCGCCCGCTGGATCTAACGCAAGGACATcgcccagcagcagcagcggcggaggaggaggcggcgaagACTCGGCCGCCGCCTCGTCATCTCAGCCTTCCGGAGCCCCGTGCCCGGCGTTGTCGCACCTCTCCCCGGAGGACCCCCTGCGCCAGGCCAACCGGCTTCCCATCCGGATCCTGAAGATGCTGAGCGCCCACAGCGGTCACCTCCTGCACCCGGAATACCTGCAGCCGCTCTCCTCCACGCCCGTCAGCCCCATCGAG CTGGACGCCAAGAAGAGCCCCCTGGCGCTGCTGGCGCAAACCTGCTCGCAGATCGGGAAGCCGGATCCGCCGCCCGCTTCCAAACTCAACTCCGGCGCGGCCGCCGGGCTTTCTGGGCCGGACAAGGAGTCGAGCGGTCGCGCCGCCGGGACCGGAGCCGGCGGCGCCCTCAAGCAACTGGGCGACGcgcccgccgaggacaagtccagcttcaaacCGTATTCCAAAGGCGGCGGGGATCCGCGGAAGGACGGCGGCGTCCCGTCCAGCCAGGCCGGCTCGGGCGCGGAGAAGAACGGCTTCCGAGTTCCCAGCGCCTCCTGCCCGCCTTTTCCTCCGCTGGCCGCCTCGTCCTCTTCCACCACCTCGTCCTCCTCTCCAGGCGGCTCGAGGGGCAATTCCCCGCAGCACTCGGACTGCCGCGGcctggaggagaagaaggagtcgGAGATCGGGGCCAAAGCCAGCCCGGACGGCGCGCCGGGAGCCGGAGGTCCTCGGGCGCGCGCTGGCAGCGTGGAACCCGGGACGCCCAGCGAGGCGGCGTCGGGCCGCAAGTCCGAACCTCCGGCCCTGGCCTCGGCGGGCCACGTGGCGCCGGTGTCTCCGTACAAGCCGGGCCATTCGGTCTTTCCTTTGCCCCCCTCGGGCATCGGCTACCACGGCTCCATCGTGGGGGCGTACGCGGGCTACCCTTCCCAGTTCGTGCCCGGCTTGGATCCTACCAAGGCCAGCCTGGTGAGCAGCAGCCAACTGCCGGGGACCCTGGGCCTCccggggaagccgcccagctccAGCCCGCTGACGGGAGCCTCCCCGCCTTCCTTCATGCAGGGATTATGCCGGGACCCCTATTGCCTGAGCTACCACACCGCCTCCCACCTGGGCACCAGCAACTGCTCCAGCTGTGCCCACGACCCGGGCAGCCTGAAAAGCGGATACCCCCTGGTGTACCCCACCCACCCGCTCCACGGCGCCCTCACCTCCAGCGCCACGCCCAGCCTTTCCGGCCACTCGCTCTACACCTACGGCTTCATGCTGCAGAACGACGCCCTCCCCCACATATGCAACTGGGTGTCCGCGGGGGGACCTTGCGACAAGAGGTTTGCCACCTCCGAGGAACTGCTGGCCCATTTAAGGACCCACACGACGCTGCCGGGGGCGGAAAAACTTTTGGCTGGTTATCCTACCTCGGGGCTGGGCTCTGCCGCGTCCTGCCACCTCCACCTCCCGCCTGCCGGCCCGGGGAGCCCCAGCTCCTTGCCCGGATCTCTGTCGCTGAGAAGCCCGCAGACTTTGGGACTAAACCGCTACCACCCCTACGGCAAAAGCCACTTGCCGACGGCGGGGACCTTGCCGGTCCCTTCCTTGCCTGCAGCTGGACCCTACTACTCCCCCTATGCCCTTTATGGCCAAAGACTGACCTCCGCCTCTGCACTTGGATATCAGTAA